The Ignavibacteriales bacterium sequence AGATTATTTTTATCAAAATGACGGTACCCTACATAAATATCATCTGCATAATATGTACGTGCTGGAAATGCTTTGTAAGTTCCGAATGCCGAACAATCTTCCCAACGCTTAGGAAATGTTACCGGCAATTTTCCTGATGGGTTATAGTTACCAAGAACAACTTCTGCAATTGCGTTTCCGCCTTCACTTCCGCCAAACCACATTTCTAAAACGCCGTTCACTTTGTTAATCCATTTATCCATTAATACTGGTGCACCGGTAGTTAAAACAACAACAACATTTTTATTTACTTCTGCAACTTTGGAGATCAGTTCATCTTGTTCACCGGGAAGAAATAAATTATCTCTGTCCTTTCCTTCGGTTTCAATTTGGTACGATGTACCGACAAATAAAAGAACTTGATCTGCTTTCCTTGCAGCTTCGATGGCCGCATTCAGCAATTCATTACCCTGTGTTGTCCAACCTAATACTGCAATAGCTCCGCCGCCTCTTTCATAATATTCCATCTTGATTTTGTAAAGCTTTCCTTCTTCTAAATGAGTTGTATAAGCTCTAGTTTCAACCGAATGATCATTCCAATCGTTTATAACAAGTTTGTCTTCAAAGTATAGACGCGCACCATCATCTGTTGAAGTACTAAGAACAAAATCACCTGTCTTTGGGGCTTTAATATAACCGGTCCATCTCACCGAAAAATTATCTTCCCCGATATTTTCTGCCGGACTTTTTTCATCCCACTGGAAATTAATTCTTTGATCAATCCTTTTTAGAATAGGAGTTCCGCTTAAATCAATATTGGAGAAGTATTCGCCGTTCAATCCGTTTTGCTTTTGAGATTGATCTGTAAATAAATATTTTGTTTCAATTCCATCGGTATCACCTTCAAGATTCACTCCCTGCGCAAATTCAATTTTAATTTTGTCGGAAAGTTTTTTCTTCAAAGCATCAAGCGGGGAAACGGGATCGATAGGAGTCACATATGCGCTTCCGCCTCCGCCAGTTCTTGGAATTTGCGCCCCCGGTCCAATTACGGCAATTGTATTAATTTCATCTTGTTGAAGAGGTAAAATGTTTTGATCGTTCTTGAGTAGAACGATTGATGCAAGAGAAGTTTCATATGCGGCTTTCCGGTTTTCTGAACTGTTTACAAGAGAAGGATTTTCTTTCCATTCCGGATTATCGAACAAACCAAGTTTATAAATTACACCCAGAATTCTTTTCACTTTATCGTCAATTGCAGAGAGGGAAATATTTCCACTCTTAATTTCATTAAGCAATGTTTTCTGATTCAGGAATTCTCCGGTAGGCATTTCAAGATCAAGTCCTCCCTTCGCTGTTGGAATTGATGAATGAACCGCACCCCAATCGCTCATCACTAATCCTTTAAATCCCCATTCTTTTTTCAATTTGTCGATAAGCAGATAATCATTTTCGCTTGCATAATGCATATTAACTTTATTGTATGAACTCATTACGCAGAGAACGTCTGCTTCAGTAACCGCAGCTTTAAATGAAGGAAGATAAATTTCATTTAGTGCGCGTTCGCTTACAAGTACATCTATCCATCCTCTTTCATGTTCTTGATTGTTAACAGCAAAGTGTTTAATTGTTGCCGCAACATTTTCTTTCTGTACACCTTTGATATAAGAAACTGCCATACGTGATGTTAAGAAAGGATCTTCGCCAAAGCTTTCAAAATTTCTTCCGCCCATTGGTAAGCGAGCAATGTTTACACACGGTCCAAGAATTACGTGCCGCCCCTTACCTCGGGTTTCGCGTCCAATTGAACTTCCGATTTCATTAACTAAATCCGGATCCCATGTAGCCGCCATGGCAACTGAAGCAGGGAAAGCAGTTGACGGATTCCATCGAACTCCGACCGGACCATCAGACATTCTAAGTTCCGGAATGCCAAGACGTTCGTTAGGCTTAGTGGCAAATCCGGTTCCGCCGAGGAGATCGATTTTTTCTTCCAGCGTCATTCTCTGCAGTAAATCATCCACCCGTACTTCAAGATTCAATTTTGGATTTTTATATGGAATATTCTCCTGCGCAGACACAATGGACGCGAATAGTATAATCAATGATAACAAAGATATTTTCATAACTTCTCCTTTTGCTTTGCTAAGATTTTGATTTAACGATTCATTCCTAATGCGCTTAGATATCCCGAATTGATAGAACAATTTTTGAATTTGATATTTTCCAGCAAATCACTAAATGCTTTTTTTACAACTTCGCGCGAAGGTTTTGCCTTGCGGACTTCCTCAAAATTTTTCTTAGGGGCTTCAGCATATTTGACTATCTGTTTCCATTCTTCTGTTTGCATGAAGGATGATATTCCGCGCGTTGAATCCATCTTTTTATAGGGCCAGAAGCACCAGCCTATTTCATTCTTTTCTAAAAGTTTTCTAAATGAATCAATCCAGGCATCTTCATTCTCACCGGATTCACCCAGATACGTTGGGACATTGTATTTATTACTGTAATCAACATACTCCTGAATTTCCTTCTGCTCGGTTGGCATCCAGTATTTGTGAAATGTATAAGCTAGATTTTTATCAAAAGGAACTCCGAATACTTTGAAATTAGTATTCCATTGCGAGCCGCCGAGAAAGATTATATGATTTTTATCTACACTTCGAATTGCAGCTGTTAGTTTTTTATAAAACGGTTCAAGCAATTTGTTTAATTCCTCTTTGTTCTCGTAGAAATGAGGAATCGGCTCATTCAATAAATCATAACCTAAAATTATTTTTTCACTCTTGTATCTCGAGGCAAGTTTTTTCCAGAGAGCAATAGTTGTCTGCTGCGCTTCTCCACTTTCAAAAAGGAATGGATAACTCCAGCTATCATCAATATTATCACCTGTCTGTCCACCCGGCGCTGCATGCAGATCTACTAGAACATACAGATTCTCTTCTCGGCACCATTTAATTACATCATCCAGGCGTTTGAATCCCTCTTCTAGAAAAATTTCGGGATGATCTTCTACAAGAAATAATTTGAAATTGAACGGAACGCGTATGTGATTCAATCCGGTACTTTTTATAAAATGAATATCCTCCCTCGTTATGTAATTATCACGAAAAGTTTTCCAGAATTTTCTTGTTTCATCAGCACCGAGAAGTTCTTTGAATGTATTATCGATCAACCGGAAAGAGCTCACATTTTCGAACCGAAACATATACCCTTCCGGATTGAGCCAGTTGCCGAGGTTTATCCCCTTCGGTAAAAAGATTTTCCCGCCTGCATCAACAAAATTTTTGCCTTCGCATTTAATAAATCGCTTTGGCTGGGCAAATAAACTCACTCCGATAATTATTGATAGAGATAGGAATACAAAAATCTTTTTCACCGGTCTCTCCTTAACTATTATTAGAACCAATTCGAGTTCAATCTTTTTCTTTGATCTTTCGTTTGTTTCAACAGCCATTCATAAACTTCAGGATTATCATATGTTTGAGTCCAAGAGTCGTGATAAGCTTCCGGATAGATTGTTAGTTTTGCATTACCCTTACATGCTTTAAGTGCATCGACAAGTTCCTGATCCCTCTGCACCGGCACAACATTGTCTTTTGCACCATGGAATGCCCAGACAGGAAGATCACCAATCTCACAAATCGTCCATGAATCGCCCCAGCCACAGATGGGCATTATAGCGGCAAGTCGCTCAGGAATTTCATTTGCCAATTTCCACGTTCCGTATCCTCCCATACTCAAACCGGTAATGTAAATTCTGTTTTCATCAATGTTATAGTTCTTAATAATTTCATCGAGCAGAGCGACTAGAGTATTTGTTTTCCAGCGGACTCCCTCGGGGCATTGCGGCGATATGATTATAAACGGAAAATCTTTTCCCTGCTCTATAAGTTTGGGCGGTCCATTTTTTTTAACTAGTTCAAGATTTTTACCTCGCTCGCCGCTTCCGTGCAAGAACATCATCAATGGAAATTTGTCTTTTCCGTTATAATCTTTCGGCAGATAAAGGAGGTAATTGATACTTACCTGCTGTTCAAAATTTGTATTCAAACTTTTTTCTTCCTGCTTTTTAACGCCACTCTCTTTAACTATATCGAGTGAACAACCGACAAGCAGCATCAAATAACCCGTAAGGAATAAAAATACTCTCGCTTTCATTTTTTCATCTCCTATTGAATAACCGAGAAGGAAGCTTCTTTTAC is a genomic window containing:
- a CDS encoding glycoside hydrolase family 3 C-terminal domain-containing protein encodes the protein MKISLLSLIILFASIVSAQENIPYKNPKLNLEVRVDDLLQRMTLEEKIDLLGGTGFATKPNERLGIPELRMSDGPVGVRWNPSTAFPASVAMAATWDPDLVNEIGSSIGRETRGKGRHVILGPCVNIARLPMGGRNFESFGEDPFLTSRMAVSYIKGVQKENVAATIKHFAVNNQEHERGWIDVLVSERALNEIYLPSFKAAVTEADVLCVMSSYNKVNMHYASENDYLLIDKLKKEWGFKGLVMSDWGAVHSSIPTAKGGLDLEMPTGEFLNQKTLLNEIKSGNISLSAIDDKVKRILGVIYKLGLFDNPEWKENPSLVNSSENRKAAYETSLASIVLLKNDQNILPLQQDEINTIAVIGPGAQIPRTGGGGSAYVTPIDPVSPLDALKKKLSDKIKIEFAQGVNLEGDTDGIETKYLFTDQSQKQNGLNGEYFSNIDLSGTPILKRIDQRINFQWDEKSPAENIGEDNFSVRWTGYIKAPKTGDFVLSTSTDDGARLYFEDKLVINDWNDHSVETRAYTTHLEEGKLYKIKMEYYERGGGAIAVLGWTTQGNELLNAAIEAARKADQVLLFVGTSYQIETEGKDRDNLFLPGEQDELISKVAEVNKNVVVVLTTGAPVLMDKWINKVNGVLEMWFGGSEGGNAIAEVVLGNYNPSGKLPVTFPKRWEDCSAFGTYKAFPARTYYADDIYVGYRHFDKNNLEPLFPFGYGLSYTTFEYSNINVTSDGNDFTISFDLKNTGTIAGAEVAQLYIEEKEPKVDRPLKELKAFTKVKLNPGELKKITLSVSKNALAYFDGQMQSWQVESGSYQFLIGGSSRDIRLKTEVVIN
- a CDS encoding cellulase family glycosylhydrolase, yielding MAVETNERSKKKIELELVLIIVKERPVKKIFVFLSLSIIIGVSLFAQPKRFIKCEGKNFVDAGGKIFLPKGINLGNWLNPEGYMFRFENVSSFRLIDNTFKELLGADETRKFWKTFRDNYITREDIHFIKSTGLNHIRVPFNFKLFLVEDHPEIFLEEGFKRLDDVIKWCREENLYVLVDLHAAPGGQTGDNIDDSWSYPFLFESGEAQQTTIALWKKLASRYKSEKIILGYDLLNEPIPHFYENKEELNKLLEPFYKKLTAAIRSVDKNHIIFLGGSQWNTNFKVFGVPFDKNLAYTFHKYWMPTEQKEIQEYVDYSNKYNVPTYLGESGENEDAWIDSFRKLLEKNEIGWCFWPYKKMDSTRGISSFMQTEEWKQIVKYAEAPKKNFEEVRKAKPSREVVKKAFSDLLENIKFKNCSINSGYLSALGMNR
- a CDS encoding prolyl oligopeptidase family serine peptidase; this encodes MKARVFLFLTGYLMLLVGCSLDIVKESGVKKQEEKSLNTNFEQQVSINYLLYLPKDYNGKDKFPLMMFLHGSGERGKNLELVKKNGPPKLIEQGKDFPFIIISPQCPEGVRWKTNTLVALLDEIIKNYNIDENRIYITGLSMGGYGTWKLANEIPERLAAIMPICGWGDSWTICEIGDLPVWAFHGAKDNVVPVQRDQELVDALKACKGNAKLTIYPEAYHDSWTQTYDNPEVYEWLLKQTKDQRKRLNSNWF